One Pelagicoccus enzymogenes DNA window includes the following coding sequences:
- a CDS encoding ion transporter: MSESDLINLLSRKGVSPWRARLARWIESPRIQWTTTAIILFNAILMGMETSPSIMADFGGALKLLDKFCLAYFVLEIALKLSIYRLSFWRNGWNCFDFAVVAIALMPGAGIWGVLRSLRVLRVLRLLTVIPQLRKVVAAFMHAIPGLAGVIALMSIFYYTFGVLVTTLFAEAFPEWFGSLGKSFYTLFQIMTLESWSMGIVRPVMEAFPWAWAIFIPFIVVATFTILNLFIGIIVSTMQELASLAEPEPKGNADLVATLERMEKDLATLKAKLKKDA; this comes from the coding sequence ATGAGCGAATCCGACTTGATCAACCTCCTCTCCCGCAAGGGAGTCTCTCCTTGGCGAGCCCGCTTGGCCCGCTGGATCGAATCGCCGCGTATCCAGTGGACCACCACAGCGATCATCCTCTTCAACGCGATCCTCATGGGCATGGAAACCAGCCCGTCCATCATGGCCGACTTCGGCGGCGCCTTGAAGCTGCTGGACAAGTTTTGCCTCGCCTACTTCGTCCTGGAAATCGCCCTCAAGCTCAGCATCTACCGCCTCAGTTTCTGGCGCAACGGATGGAACTGCTTCGACTTCGCGGTGGTGGCCATCGCCCTCATGCCGGGCGCCGGCATCTGGGGCGTGCTCCGCTCCCTTCGCGTGCTGCGGGTCCTGCGACTGCTCACCGTCATCCCCCAGCTACGCAAGGTGGTCGCCGCTTTCATGCACGCCATCCCGGGACTGGCAGGCGTCATCGCTCTCATGAGCATTTTCTACTACACCTTCGGCGTGCTCGTAACCACGCTCTTCGCCGAAGCCTTCCCCGAGTGGTTCGGATCGCTCGGCAAGAGCTTCTACACCCTCTTCCAAATCATGACCCTCGAGAGCTGGTCCATGGGTATCGTGCGTCCCGTGATGGAAGCCTTCCCGTGGGCTTGGGCCATCTTCATCCCCTTCATCGTGGTGGCGACCTTCACCATCCTCAACCTCTTCATCGGCATCATCGTCTCCACCATGCAGGAGCTAGCCTCCCTCGCCGAGCCAGAGCCCAAAGGCAACGCCGACCTCGTCGCCACCCTAGAGCGCATGGAAAAGGACCTCGCGACCCTCAAAGCCAAACTCAAAAAAGACGCCTAG
- a CDS encoding helix-turn-helix transcriptional regulator has protein sequence MAIQTKKAAAAPAKEQSHWTFFSNHAHVLLCIDMSDDKVLRDVAVEVGITERAVQKIVADLEAAGIITRFKEGRRNRYKINRRVKLRHAIESHRTVGDLLDFVHKD, from the coding sequence ATGGCAATTCAAACCAAGAAAGCGGCAGCAGCGCCTGCCAAGGAACAATCACACTGGACGTTTTTTTCCAACCATGCCCACGTCCTGCTCTGCATCGACATGTCGGACGACAAGGTCTTGCGCGACGTCGCGGTCGAGGTCGGCATAACGGAGCGGGCCGTGCAGAAGATCGTTGCCGACCTAGAGGCGGCCGGTATCATCACTCGTTTCAAGGAAGGCCGCCGCAACCGCTACAAGATCAACCGTCGGGTCAAGCTCCGCCATGCCATCGAGTCGCATCGCACCGTGGGTGACCTGCTGGACTTCGTGCACAAGGATTAG
- a CDS encoding sodium-dependent bicarbonate transport family permease has translation MLLPIGFKGGASIAETSFLTVAPVALGAIALGAFLSIAAFYVSKELIFKSASDAAAARIALPEANPAYCLFTSLGITFPFNLAIGIPLY, from the coding sequence TTGCTCTTGCCCATCGGATTCAAAGGCGGCGCCTCGATCGCAGAAACCAGTTTCCTCACAGTCGCTCCTGTGGCGCTCGGGGCAATCGCTCTCGGAGCCTTCTTGAGCATAGCAGCATTCTACGTATCCAAAGAACTGATTTTCAAATCGGCTTCCGACGCCGCTGCCGCTCGTATCGCGCTGCCGGAAGCCAATCCTGCTTACTGCTTATTCACGAGCTTGGGAATCACCTTCCCATTCAACCTGGCAATCGGCATCCCGCTCTACTAA
- a CDS encoding ThuA domain-containing protein: MRLLATFLIVLSSACFGFGEPLRLHLLSGSEEYKSEKSLSVWAERLQELYGVQCTFSLGTDKVDTVDGLEAMDEADVLVVFCRRWILQGEEAQRIVDWCEQGKPVLAIRTGSHAFEFYKEFDSKILGGDYSGHGPAEDGIRIEIVDASRTDPILYQLTSWSRPGKLYRNPNIASDVQVLLTAKSPNEEAPVAWKRINGEQRVFYTSLGVPADFRNERFLGMLDRALFWVADRK; encoded by the coding sequence ATGAGGCTCCTCGCGACTTTCCTGATCGTTCTCTCTAGCGCTTGTTTCGGATTCGGCGAGCCGCTGAGGCTCCACCTACTTTCCGGTTCAGAGGAATACAAGTCGGAGAAGAGCCTTTCGGTTTGGGCGGAGCGGCTGCAGGAGCTGTACGGAGTCCAGTGTACCTTTAGCTTAGGTACGGACAAGGTGGATACCGTGGATGGCCTCGAAGCGATGGACGAGGCGGACGTTTTGGTCGTTTTCTGTCGCCGCTGGATTTTGCAGGGGGAAGAGGCGCAGCGCATCGTGGACTGGTGCGAGCAGGGCAAGCCGGTGCTGGCAATTCGCACGGGGAGCCATGCCTTCGAATTCTACAAGGAGTTCGACTCAAAAATCCTAGGCGGTGACTACAGCGGACACGGCCCCGCAGAAGATGGTATCCGTATCGAAATCGTGGATGCAAGCCGGACGGATCCGATCCTCTATCAACTTACAAGCTGGTCGCGACCCGGTAAGTTGTATCGTAACCCGAATATTGCCAGCGACGTGCAGGTACTTCTGACGGCGAAGTCTCCCAATGAAGAAGCTCCCGTTGCCTGGAAGCGAATCAATGGGGAACAACGCGTTTTTTATACGAGCCTAGGCGTGCCGGCGGACTTTCGGAACGAGCGGTTTTTGGGAATGCTTGATCGAGCCCTGTTTTGGGTGGCGGATCGTAAGTGA